AACCCAAAATACGGCAAATTTCGGAATGACTGCACCGTCTACCATTTGCTTGAGGAAGTCTTCGTCAACCAAGGAGCGACGGGAGACTTCAGTTCTGGCTTCGAGAACGAGCTCCGTACTTCAGCCGATGAGCGAGAAATGGAGACTACTGCCCGGCTTGCACGGGGAAAGGGATCAAGGTCCAGCAGGGACGAGGAAGCTGAAATTGAGGTACGGGGGCCAAAAGAAGCGAAAGGAAAGGGGGGGAAAGGAAAGCGGAAGTCGGGTGATGGCTCTGGCTGTAGTCCCATGTCCACCGCTTCTGGCTCAGTGACCGATAGATATCTCAGGGTCTGTGAAAGCATCGAGTCACTGGTTAGTCGGAAGAAGAGCTCCAGCACGAGTGCCTCAGTTAGTTCTCCGGACAAGAATCGTTCTGGCCGCGATCCATCGAAGAAAACCGACTATGAAATTGCCATGGATCAACTTAAACTTATTGAGAACGTCAATTTCATGGCCAAATACAAGGCAGCTGAGATATTGAAGGATAAACAAGAGCTGGATGTTTGGAATTTAGCTGCAAGTGACGCCGACCGCATCACTTGGATGAAGCTAAAAGGCTGTTTCCCCCCTGACTCTCAGGAGCCCCCTCCCCCACCCCCCTTTTAGGTGCTTTCGTTGTTCATCAGGAGCATTTATTTGAAACTTGAGTTGTTGCCTAATGTTTGTTTGTATTTGAGATCTGTTAGGTGTAGCATTTGCTACCGGAACTTGGACTTTATCCTTTCTGAGTGTTGTGGTTTGTATATTTGAATTTGCGGATGAATACTGGTTTGTTGAGTTGTTGTGTTGCGGATGAATGTTGAGTAATTAAATTCATG
This region of Coffea arabica cultivar ET-39 chromosome 3c, Coffea Arabica ET-39 HiFi, whole genome shotgun sequence genomic DNA includes:
- the LOC113734878 gene encoding uncharacterized protein; translation: MPPVTRRAAKALKPIGIQKSLGTRSDWAENDIRQCLSNYYKMRKQRRHPEKERCNYSRQHEIQFANHLVEMHRQGEIRDNISSYVVPEIQRRLNGQYGTSFTEDSIRGKYYALRGETKLYISFKRRGTGMGWDSQKFTWLMDDSQWAAMEQVNPKYGKFRNDCTVYHLLEEVFVNQGATGDFSSGFENELRTSADEREMETTARLARGKGSRSSRDEEAEIEVRGPKEAKGKGGKGKRKSGDGSGCSPMSTASGSVTDRYLRVCESIESLVSRKKSSSTSASVSSPDKNRSGRDPSKKTDYEIAMDQLKLIENVNFMAKYKAAEILKDKQELDVWNLAASDADRITWMKLKGCFPPDSQEPPPPPPF